A window of the Candidatus Liberibacter solanacearum CLso-ZC1 genome harbors these coding sequences:
- a CDS encoding outer membrane beta-barrel protein: MRYNGYNMFCFVFSLAMIPSYSYALVKNINVPTNKSGNYPGKSAKTSNIVSRNSDNDKKSIVNKNSDNDKDSNEKNFDNRCNNIEYLDDEYGIWEGIHVGINFSSQHYNQAFYYEPYNKAKSSFNKYKVGIDTGYDLHTEDFVYGLRFSSNFSKGLEANAKLSSDQALFHRMKAGYSIYGDALFRAGYSVDSVLVYGLGGLGGTYIGNSTLQKIDKEGSGNHATKFSGYGVGIVLGVGVDYMIWDNISVTTSYRYAPHSIRFNNISKDASETIKEINGTSNAHIISLGLSMHLV; this comes from the coding sequence ATGCGTTATAACGGGTATAACATGTTTTGTTTTGTTTTTTCTTTGGCTATGATTCCGAGTTATTCGTATGCATTAGTGAAAAATATTAATGTTCCAACTAATAAGTCGGGTAATTATCCTGGCAAATCTGCTAAGACAAGTAATATAGTTAGTAGAAATTCTGACAATGATAAAAAGAGTATTGTTAATAAAAATTCTGACAATGACAAAGATAGTAATGAAAAAAATTTTGACAATAGATGTAACAATATAGAATACTTGGATGATGAATACGGTATCTGGGAAGGTATTCATGTAGGGATAAATTTTTCTTCTCAACACTATAATCAAGCTTTTTATTATGAACCTTATAATAAAGCAAAAAGCAGTTTTAACAAATATAAAGTAGGCATTGATACTGGATATGATTTACATACAGAAGATTTTGTCTACGGCTTGCGTTTTAGTAGTAATTTTAGCAAAGGATTAGAGGCTAATGCTAAGCTGTCTTCAGACCAAGCCCTATTCCATCGTATGAAAGCAGGTTATTCCATATATGGAGATGCTTTATTTCGAGCAGGTTATTCAGTAGATTCCGTTCTCGTTTATGGATTGGGAGGATTGGGAGGAACTTATATAGGAAACTCAACCCTTCAAAAAATTGACAAAGAAGGTTCTGGAAATCATGCAACTAAATTTAGTGGATATGGAGTTGGAATCGTATTAGGTGTTGGTGTTGATTATATGATATGGGATAACATTTCCGTGACTACCAGTTATCGTTATGCTCCTCATAGTATTAGATTTAATAATATATCTAAAGATGCATCTGAAACTATTAAAGAAATTAATGGCACAAGTAACGCACATATTATTTCTCTAGGTTTAAGTATGCATTTAGTCTAA
- a CDS encoding alpha-D-glucose phosphate-specific phosphoglucomutase, producing the protein MYTTISTTPYLDQKPGTSGLRKKVVVFQQNCYVENFIQSIFNATNHTDKPLIIGGDGRFYNRIVIQKIIRIAAANGFSRIIIGKGGILSTPAVSHIIRKYKASGGIILSASHNSAGATQDFGIKYNTSNGGPASEQITEAIFEESKKITSYKIVESTDIDIDHISTKELANMTISIINPLDDYIELMEKIFDFDAIRKLLSFGFRIDIDCMNAVTGPYAKEILEEKLGAPSGSICNFVPLEDFGGRHPDPNLIHAKDLYDRMMQDDSADFGAACDGDGDRNMILGKGIFVNPSDSLAIIVANAGLIPGYAAGLVGVARSMPTSTALDRVAEKLELKLFETPTGWKFFSNLLENGAITICGEESFGTGSDHSREKDGLWSILFWLNILAVRGESLLDIVHKHWATYGRNYYSRHDYPNIPTKNAQELIENIRLRLKNLAGKSFVGKKIEKADDFVYTDPFNGNISDKQGIRIIFEDHSRIIYRISGTDTDNSTLRIYIDSYQPNSAQYLEETQKTLSNLIEASQQISCLRHYIGERSPMIAL; encoded by the coding sequence ATGTATACTACAATTTCTACTACGCCTTACCTAGACCAAAAGCCTGGGACGTCAGGATTGCGAAAAAAAGTTGTTGTCTTTCAGCAAAATTGTTACGTAGAAAATTTTATTCAATCTATCTTTAACGCTACTAATCACACAGACAAACCTCTTATTATCGGCGGTGATGGACGATTTTACAATCGCATTGTCATACAAAAAATAATCAGAATAGCAGCTGCCAATGGTTTTTCTCGAATTATTATTGGCAAAGGAGGAATCCTTTCAACTCCTGCTGTTTCTCATATTATTCGCAAATATAAAGCTTCTGGAGGGATTATCCTTTCCGCCTCCCATAATTCTGCAGGCGCCACACAAGACTTTGGGATAAAATATAATACGAGCAATGGTGGTCCTGCTTCTGAGCAAATAACAGAAGCGATCTTTGAAGAATCAAAAAAAATAACTTCCTATAAAATAGTCGAATCTACGGATATCGATATTGACCATATTAGCACAAAGGAATTAGCTAATATGACTATATCCATTATTAATCCTCTTGATGATTATATAGAATTGATGGAAAAAATTTTTGATTTTGATGCAATCCGTAAACTGCTTAGTTTTGGATTTCGTATCGATATTGATTGTATGAATGCCGTGACAGGCCCTTATGCAAAAGAAATACTAGAGGAAAAACTTGGAGCTCCTTCCGGTTCAATATGCAATTTCGTCCCCTTAGAAGATTTTGGAGGACGCCATCCAGATCCTAATCTCATTCACGCAAAAGATTTATATGATCGAATGATGCAAGATGATAGCGCTGATTTTGGCGCTGCTTGTGATGGAGATGGTGATCGCAATATGATTCTTGGAAAAGGCATATTTGTTAATCCATCGGATAGTCTAGCTATTATAGTTGCAAATGCAGGATTGATTCCTGGTTATGCTGCTGGTTTAGTAGGTGTAGCACGATCAATGCCTACGAGCACTGCTCTTGATCGTGTTGCTGAAAAGCTTGAATTAAAATTATTTGAAACCCCTACTGGCTGGAAGTTTTTTAGCAATCTACTTGAAAATGGCGCAATAACAATCTGCGGAGAAGAAAGTTTTGGTACAGGATCAGATCATTCCCGCGAAAAAGATGGTTTATGGTCTATTTTATTTTGGCTTAATATTTTAGCTGTTCGTGGAGAAAGTCTTTTGGATATAGTTCATAAACATTGGGCTACCTATGGAAGAAATTATTATTCAAGGCATGATTACCCCAATATTCCTACAAAAAATGCTCAAGAACTCATAGAAAATATCCGTTTACGACTAAAAAATTTAGCTGGAAAGTCATTTGTTGGGAAAAAAATAGAAAAAGCCGATGATTTCGTATACACAGATCCCTTCAATGGGAATATAAGCGATAAACAAGGTATACGCATTATATTTGAAGATCATTCTAGAATAATCTATCGTATATCTGGAACAGATACAGATAATAGTACCCTTCGAATTTATATTGATTCGTATCAACCCAATTCAGCCCAATATTTAGAAGAAACACAGAAGACTCTCTCTAATCTCATTGAGGCTTCTCAACAAATTTCCTGTTTAAGACATTATATCGGGGAAAGAAGCCCTATGATTGCATTGTGA
- the hemF gene encoding oxygen-dependent coproporphyrinogen oxidase yields MNLGKIELGLPDNIEEWKRRAQRKFENLQSIICAEFEKLENELTGNSSNIPSEIFKSKHWVRDKSKKNDLGGGHMATLYGGKVFEKAAVLVSTVYGDLSVNFRDQIPGTLQSPYFWAAGLSVIAHPYNPHVPAIHFNIRMIVTGAYWFGGGIDLTPFLESRRQLDDPDVMFFHDSLKKIFAQHTVADYNHYKEWCDQYFYLPHREEARGVGGIFFDYLHSKQEIGGIDADFSFVSAVGDCFVTLYPLLVRRNYRRSFTKQERQEQLIRRGRYVEFNLLYDKGTNFGFKTGGNVESILASMPPMVAWT; encoded by the coding sequence ATGAATCTTGGTAAAATAGAATTAGGTCTTCCTGATAATATCGAAGAATGGAAAAGAAGGGCACAAAGAAAATTTGAAAATCTTCAAAGTATTATTTGTGCTGAATTTGAAAAGTTAGAAAACGAATTAACGGGAAATTCATCCAACATTCCTTCAGAAATTTTTAAATCAAAACATTGGGTGCGTGATAAAAGTAAAAAAAATGACCTCGGAGGAGGGCATATGGCCACGTTATATGGTGGCAAAGTATTCGAAAAAGCTGCTGTTCTTGTATCAACAGTTTATGGAGATTTATCTGTAAATTTTAGAGATCAAATACCAGGAACGTTACAGAGTCCGTATTTTTGGGCTGCAGGTCTTTCGGTTATTGCTCATCCTTATAATCCGCATGTTCCTGCAATACATTTTAACATACGAATGATTGTTACTGGCGCCTATTGGTTTGGGGGAGGGATTGACCTTACTCCATTTTTGGAATCTCGCCGTCAATTAGATGATCCAGATGTGATGTTTTTTCATGATTCTTTGAAAAAAATTTTCGCTCAACATACAGTTGCTGATTATAACCATTATAAAGAATGGTGTGACCAATATTTTTATTTGCCCCATCGAGAAGAAGCACGCGGTGTTGGAGGAATATTCTTTGATTACCTTCATTCTAAACAAGAAATAGGAGGAATAGATGCAGATTTTTCTTTTGTATCCGCTGTCGGAGATTGTTTTGTCACACTCTATCCACTACTAGTACGCCGCAATTATCGTCGTTCATTTACCAAACAAGAACGTCAAGAACAACTGATACGTCGTGGACGCTATGTAGAATTTAATCTCCTCTATGATAAAGGAACAAATTTTGGATTTAAAACGGGGGGAAATGTAGAAAGTATTTTGGCATCAATGCCACCAATGGTTGCATGGACATAA
- a CDS encoding ribonuclease HII, protein MVRQKKMWPVAGIDEVGRGALAGSVVVAAIILDPNNIPPGINDSKKIPPKKREYLYEKIINSAIVSIASAGNRYIDQHNIHKATLDTMYRAINNLKITPRSVLIDGRSIPENLPCQAFAIIKGDSSSLSIAAASIVAKVTRDRLMKMAHKKYPDYGFDSHVGYPTVKHRQAIKEKGPSRIHRMSFRPLKDLFS, encoded by the coding sequence ATGGTGCGACAAAAAAAAATGTGGCCAGTAGCAGGAATAGATGAAGTAGGTCGCGGTGCTCTTGCAGGGTCTGTTGTAGTGGCGGCGATTATCCTTGATCCCAATAACATTCCTCCTGGAATTAATGATTCAAAGAAAATACCTCCGAAAAAAAGGGAATATTTATACGAAAAAATTATCAATAGTGCGATTGTTTCTATTGCTTCTGCAGGTAATCGGTATATTGATCAGCATAATATTCATAAAGCTACTCTTGATACGATGTATCGTGCTATAAATAATTTGAAAATTACTCCTCGATCTGTCCTTATTGATGGGCGGAGTATCCCTGAAAATCTACCATGTCAAGCTTTTGCCATTATTAAAGGAGATTCCTCTTCTTTATCTATTGCAGCAGCATCGATTGTTGCTAAAGTAACGCGTGATCGTCTAATGAAAATGGCTCATAAAAAATACCCTGATTATGGATTTGATTCTCATGTAGGATATCCAACCGTAAAACACCGACAAGCTATCAAAGAAAAGGGACCTAGTCGCATTCATAGAATGAGTTTTCGTCCACTAAAGGATTTATTTTCTTAA
- a CDS encoding rolling circle replication-associated protein produces MFLKRLRKNTSKKFRYFFVFEKHKSGNLHAHMLIHQEIGDELLKKAEVQEEWMREGFSHVRLLKEDLNTARYVCKYLLKEDAKGIRVRASFRYGSMK; encoded by the coding sequence TTGTTTTTAAAACGTCTTCGAAAGAATACATCTAAAAAGTTTCGTTATTTTTTTGTTTTTGAAAAACACAAAAGCGGTAATCTTCATGCACATATGCTAATTCACCAAGAAATAGGGGATGAGTTATTAAAAAAGGCAGAAGTACAAGAAGAATGGATGAGAGAAGGATTTTCTCATGTTCGTCTTTTAAAAGAGGATTTGAATACCGCTCGTTATGTTTGTAAATATCTTCTAAAAGAAGATGCGAAAGGCATTAGAGTAAGAGCGTCCTTTCGTTACGGTTCTATGAAATAG
- a CDS encoding GGDEF domain-containing protein encodes MTKYLKDLLRIWLLYEKNLESFSPNAFMTYFSIFFTIFITSIIFITNVVLFYIGLIPFYGVEYILLENISLVIISIVISLILGYISGSILKELFVAYNKMSRLSRIDCLSGLLNHSAFISNLGSCSEKLSIVFFDIDNFKFINDSFGHPVGDKVIAFLSEKLVYVFQSPMFVGRLGGEEFAAAALGLSEKEAAILANDLRKIIENSFIKISSSQFVQITISAGISERCNKEPISTIVYQADQALYVAKKLGRNRVVCFK; translated from the coding sequence GTGACTAAATATTTGAAAGATCTTCTGAGAATATGGTTGCTATATGAAAAGAATCTCGAAAGTTTTTCTCCTAATGCTTTCATGACCTATTTTTCTATTTTTTTTACTATATTCATTACAAGCATAATATTTATTACTAATGTAGTTTTATTTTATATTGGATTAATACCATTTTATGGAGTAGAATATATTCTGTTAGAGAATATATCTTTGGTTATTATTTCCATCGTTATATCATTGATATTAGGGTATATATCAGGATCAATACTCAAAGAATTATTTGTTGCCTATAATAAAATGTCTCGATTGAGTCGTATTGATTGTCTTTCTGGATTGCTTAATCATTCTGCTTTTATTTCTAATCTTGGATCTTGTAGCGAGAAGTTATCAATTGTATTTTTTGATATTGATAACTTTAAGTTCATCAATGATAGTTTTGGACATCCTGTGGGAGATAAAGTTATAGCTTTTCTTTCAGAAAAGTTAGTTTATGTCTTTCAATCCCCTATGTTTGTAGGACGATTAGGTGGGGAAGAATTTGCTGCTGCCGCATTAGGATTATCCGAAAAAGAAGCTGCGATTTTAGCCAATGATCTACGAAAAATAATAGAAAATTCTTTTATTAAAATTTCTTCAAGTCAATTTGTTCAGATAACGATTTCAGCTGGAATATCCGAACGTTGTAATAAGGAGCCAATTTCAACAATTGTTTATCAAGCTGACCAAGCTTTATATGTTGCTAAAAAATTAGGTCGTAACCGTGTTGTTTGTTTTAAGTGA
- a CDS encoding DUF2312 domain-containing protein codes for MISDNIQNVTQDQLRSFVERLERLEEEKKLLSENIKDVYGEAKATGFDVGALRKILSLRKKDEQKRMEEEHILEVYLRALGMLKDE; via the coding sequence ATGATTTCTGACAACATCCAAAACGTTACACAAGATCAATTGCGTAGTTTTGTTGAACGCCTTGAGCGCCTAGAAGAAGAAAAAAAACTTCTCTCCGAAAACATTAAAGATGTCTATGGCGAAGCTAAAGCAACTGGTTTTGATGTGGGAGCTCTGAGAAAAATTCTTTCTTTACGCAAGAAAGACGAGCAGAAAAGAATGGAAGAAGAACATATTCTTGAAGTTTATTTACGTGCTCTTGGTATGTTAAAAGATGAATAA
- a CDS encoding vWA domain-containing protein: protein MSASIIFVCLIFVSFVIDITHLLHMKNHIQSSLDNAIISGCSIVVSDPKINDLNPQEERIRDVIKKNAYVNMVQNFPAEHAAYIIENANISFSKDLTNKYEYKITMEAKHQLSGKNFILGFLMPNVITHISSISTGIIQKPSDKKAFSVEMVLDCSGSMLDSMQESCDLSSGRGGYYFYSKNNNKPKSKIYALKTASSDFVNLIQETVQTFPQISARIGLITFNHYIMQDSKLSNNFNVIKKTISRMKPKGGTDTFLPMNAAYEYLNNIPNETKAHNISDNVPLKRYIILMTDGENNHPSYDLKTINVCDNARKNGIIIYSIFLNYYEYTDGYELARKCASSEKHFFYANNTKALLDSFKSIAHAIQDKAVRIASNE, encoded by the coding sequence ATGAGCGCATCTATAATATTTGTATGTTTGATTTTTGTATCTTTTGTTATTGATATTACTCATCTTCTTCATATGAAAAATCATATACAATCTTCCTTGGATAATGCCATTATTTCTGGATGTTCAATTGTTGTATCAGATCCAAAAATCAACGATCTTAATCCACAAGAAGAGAGAATTCGTGATGTCATCAAAAAAAATGCATATGTCAATATGGTACAAAACTTTCCTGCAGAACATGCAGCATACATCATTGAAAATGCTAATATTTCTTTTTCAAAAGATTTGACTAATAAGTATGAATATAAAATAACAATGGAAGCAAAGCATCAATTATCTGGAAAAAATTTCATTTTAGGATTTTTAATGCCGAATGTAATAACACACATATCATCGATTAGTACAGGAATAATCCAAAAACCCTCTGACAAAAAAGCCTTTTCAGTAGAAATGGTACTAGATTGTTCTGGTTCCATGCTAGATTCCATGCAAGAATCCTGCGATCTATCTTCTGGAAGAGGAGGTTATTATTTTTATTCTAAGAATAATAATAAACCTAAATCTAAAATTTATGCGCTTAAAACAGCTTCTTCTGACTTTGTTAATTTAATCCAAGAAACTGTGCAAACATTCCCTCAAATATCAGCTCGCATAGGATTAATTACTTTTAATCATTATATTATGCAGGATTCTAAACTTTCAAATAATTTTAATGTCATTAAAAAGACAATATCTCGAATGAAACCAAAAGGAGGCACTGATACATTCTTACCGATGAATGCAGCTTATGAATATTTAAACAATATCCCGAATGAAACAAAAGCCCACAATATATCAGATAATGTACCCTTAAAAAGATATATTATATTGATGACCGATGGAGAAAATAATCACCCCTCGTATGACTTAAAAACAATCAATGTGTGCGACAATGCCCGTAAAAACGGTATTATAATCTATAGCATTTTTTTAAATTATTATGAATATACCGATGGATACGAATTAGCACGCAAATGTGCTAGTTCTGAGAAGCATTTTTTCTATGCTAACAATACGAAAGCATTACTAGATTCTTTTAAAAGTATTGCTCATGCAATACAAGATAAAGCCGTAAGAATTGCGAGTAATGAATAA